One genomic segment of Chroogloeocystis siderophila 5.2 s.c.1 includes these proteins:
- a CDS encoding glycosyltransferase family 4 protein, whose protein sequence is MQLTLVSATLSCGGAERVLVLLAEGFLRQGHDVAVVTLSGKENDFYQLPPGVKRIALDVMQQSPYLLAAVKNNFYRLLQLRSAIQSLQPDVVISFVAQTNIVTVLSLQATGYPVIVTEHCDVGMKYVGAIWEKLRRITYPRAAKVVCVSQGVASAFEWVPVEKRSVIYNPLVIRENLQAEAHLPQSIDMQKQWIVAIGRLTYQKGFDLLISAFGQIATRFPEWQLIILGEGELRQELEAYVAKLGLSHQIVLPGVVHNPFAILRKAKFLTMASRFEGFPMVHGEALACGLPVVCTDCPSGPREIVRDRIDGILVPNGDVTALAQAMQHLMTDETARQQLASRAPEVSARFSLESVMRKWEALFKEVVQN, encoded by the coding sequence ATGCAATTAACACTAGTATCTGCAACTCTTTCGTGTGGTGGAGCAGAGCGAGTTTTAGTTCTGCTTGCAGAAGGCTTCTTACGACAAGGACATGATGTTGCTGTAGTAACACTTTCAGGAAAGGAAAATGATTTTTATCAACTACCGCCAGGTGTCAAACGAATTGCTTTGGATGTAATGCAGCAGTCTCCTTATTTGCTTGCAGCCGTGAAAAATAATTTTTATCGTTTGTTACAGTTGAGGAGTGCGATTCAGTCATTACAGCCAGATGTAGTGATTTCTTTTGTCGCTCAGACTAACATTGTAACGGTGTTATCACTGCAAGCAACAGGATATCCGGTAATTGTCACAGAACATTGTGATGTGGGGATGAAATATGTTGGTGCTATTTGGGAAAAGCTGCGTCGAATTACATACCCGCGTGCAGCCAAAGTCGTTTGCGTGAGTCAAGGCGTCGCCAGCGCTTTTGAGTGGGTTCCTGTTGAAAAGAGAAGTGTGATTTACAACCCACTTGTGATTCGTGAAAATCTTCAGGCTGAAGCGCACCTTCCACAAAGTATTGATATGCAAAAACAGTGGATTGTGGCTATAGGAAGATTAACTTACCAAAAAGGCTTTGATCTTTTAATCTCTGCTTTTGGACAAATCGCGACTCGATTTCCTGAGTGGCAATTAATTATCTTAGGAGAAGGAGAGTTACGGCAAGAACTAGAAGCTTATGTCGCTAAATTAGGTCTATCACATCAAATTGTTTTGCCTGGGGTTGTTCATAATCCTTTTGCAATTTTGAGGAAAGCAAAATTTTTGACGATGGCTTCTCGGTTTGAGGGTTTTCCAATGGTACATGGAGAAGCGCTAGCTTGTGGTTTACCAGTTGTTTGTACTGATTGTCCTAGCGGACCTAGAGAAATTGTTCGCGATCGCATCGATGGCATCCTCGTTCCTAATGGAGATGTTACGGCGCTAGCCCAAGCAATGCAACATTTAATGACGGATGAAACCGCACGCCAGCAATTAGCTAGCCGCGCGCCAGAAGTTTCAGCAAGATTTAGCCTTGAAAGTGTTATGCGCAAATGGGAAGCGTTGTTTAAGGAAGTGGTGCAAAATTAG